A part of Microbacterium atlanticum genomic DNA contains:
- a CDS encoding N-6 DNA methylase, with product MTAVGTAGFLVAAEEHLRAHHPEIWTDAATRAHFNGPMFTGYDSDAAMARIASMNMLLHGVENPTIERADSLSEGHPGLDEYTLVLANPPFAGSLDDETVSKDLQKVVKTRKTELLFVVLMIRMLRNGGRAAVIVPEGVLFGSSNAHKAVRKLLVDDHKLDAVIKLPSGTFKPYTGVSTAILLFTKTSSGGTDNVWFYDVRADGMTLDDKRTPIEANDLPDVLARWRNRDAETSRARTDQSFFVPKQEIVDNGYDLSLNRYKEIEVEEVEHRSPLEILDELDALEVEIQDGLKRLRELLA from the coding sequence ATAACGGCCGTCGGCACGGCGGGCTTCCTCGTGGCCGCCGAGGAGCACCTGCGCGCACATCATCCCGAGATCTGGACGGATGCCGCCACCCGAGCCCACTTCAACGGCCCGATGTTCACCGGATACGACTCGGACGCCGCGATGGCCCGCATTGCGAGCATGAACATGCTGCTGCACGGGGTCGAGAACCCGACGATCGAGCGTGCGGACTCGCTGTCGGAAGGGCACCCGGGGCTCGACGAGTACACGCTCGTGCTCGCCAATCCGCCGTTCGCCGGGTCGCTCGACGACGAGACGGTCTCGAAGGACCTGCAGAAGGTCGTGAAGACACGCAAGACCGAGCTGCTCTTCGTGGTGCTCATGATCCGGATGCTGCGCAATGGCGGCCGCGCCGCGGTCATCGTTCCGGAGGGCGTGCTGTTCGGCTCGTCGAACGCCCACAAGGCCGTGCGGAAGCTGCTGGTCGACGACCACAAGCTGGACGCCGTCATCAAGCTCCCCTCGGGAACCTTCAAGCCGTACACGGGTGTGTCGACGGCGATCCTGCTGTTCACGAAGACGTCGTCCGGCGGCACCGACAACGTGTGGTTCTACGACGTGCGTGCCGACGGCATGACGCTCGACGACAAGCGCACGCCGATCGAGGCGAACGACCTCCCCGACGTGCTCGCTCGCTGGCGGAATCGGGATGCCGAGACCAGCCGTGCGCGGACCGACCAGAGCTTCTTCGTGCCGAAGCAGGAGATCGTCGACAACGGCTACGACTTGAGCCTCAACCGCTACAAGGAGATCGAGGTTGAAGAGGTCGAGCACCGGTCGCCCCTGGAGATCCTCGACGAACTCGACGCGCTCGAGGTCGAGATCCAGGACGGCCTGAAGCGGTTGCGGGAGTTGCTCGCGTGA
- a CDS encoding Ltp family lipoprotein — MSENINVNASPQLPPRGWYPDPGDATVRRYWDGTQWTEHTAVPDAGAAATGGTGESASPVAGVVAAGGGVAADRGRGLPSLKWWQWALIALGVLVLMGVLINAVNGGSASSDSSADRPTVVEEADVAPAEKPAPVDDRSQVPGLVGATVAEARAALEAAGFVLATPAGTGEDWVVVTQTLSEGRKADAGTEVFVTAEAPAPVYTLAQQNAIRKAQSYLDFSGFSRVGLIDQLEYEGFSTEDATFGADNAGADWNAEAAEKAASYLEFTSFSREGLYDQLAYEGFTDAEIQHGLAAVGY; from the coding sequence ATGTCCGAGAACATCAACGTCAACGCCTCACCGCAGCTGCCGCCGCGGGGATGGTATCCCGATCCGGGTGACGCCACCGTGCGGCGCTACTGGGACGGTACGCAGTGGACCGAGCACACCGCGGTGCCCGACGCGGGGGCGGCGGCCACCGGAGGCACCGGTGAGTCGGCGTCTCCCGTTGCCGGGGTGGTCGCCGCCGGGGGCGGCGTCGCGGCGGATCGCGGGCGCGGTCTGCCCTCGCTGAAGTGGTGGCAGTGGGCGCTCATCGCCCTCGGTGTGCTCGTGCTGATGGGCGTCCTCATCAACGCGGTCAACGGGGGGAGCGCGTCGAGCGACTCCTCCGCCGACAGACCGACGGTCGTCGAGGAGGCAGACGTCGCGCCGGCGGAGAAGCCGGCGCCCGTGGATGACCGCAGCCAGGTGCCCGGACTGGTGGGGGCCACCGTGGCCGAGGCGCGCGCCGCCCTCGAGGCCGCAGGCTTCGTGCTGGCCACGCCGGCGGGAACCGGCGAGGACTGGGTGGTGGTCACGCAGACCCTGAGCGAGGGGCGCAAGGCGGATGCCGGCACCGAGGTCTTCGTCACCGCCGAGGCGCCTGCGCCGGTGTACACGCTCGCGCAGCAGAACGCGATTCGCAAGGCGCAGTCCTATCTCGACTTCTCGGGCTTCTCGCGCGTCGGCCTGATCGACCAGCTCGAGTACGAGGGATTCTCGACCGAGGACGCGACGTTCGGCGCCGACAACGCCGGAGCCGACTGGAACGCGGAGGCGGCCGAGAAGGCGGCGAGCTACCTCGAGTTCACGTCGTTCTCGAGGGAGGGCCTGTACGACCAGCTCGCGTACGAGGGCTTCACCGACGCCGAGATCCAGCACGGGCTCGCCGCTGTGGGCTACTGA
- a CDS encoding HNH endonuclease signature motif containing protein: MTNFAAALADLGEALAGVVAGAFADDGLRACDDAEVLSALAAAGRVQRGIEAVMVEAVAQLRERDEVRAHADRATTRYGCRNLGELVQRATRMSGRSAADLAVASGAVQRSTAPSSGELLPPAFPAMRQALAAGQVGVDGVVAVAAAFRRGVGRSELLAADEELAAAARGEGEASGAPATADELRALAQVWAAFLDPDGAEPAETRALRRRGFTLGRRDRDGLVPVRGGLLPEVAAQLRLAFDSVLNPRVDGARAASGPCFTEAETEDGGGSDAPSAAAADPRSHAQKQHDALAVLVSVAAASGQLPTLGGAAPTLVVSVRAEDLESGRGYAHLPGDDEPISLAAARHIACAGAVQRVVMGKDGRIVSLQTLDRVFNHHQRRAITLRDGGCVIPGCHVPPQWCELHHVEEHSRGGPTHTDNGVLLCWFHHRTIDTGGWKVAMFDGVPHVKGPYWWDAEVRWRPATTSPTRRRDQIAMRI; the protein is encoded by the coding sequence ATGACGAACTTCGCCGCAGCCCTCGCCGATCTCGGCGAAGCGCTCGCCGGAGTGGTCGCTGGGGCGTTCGCCGACGACGGGCTCCGGGCGTGCGATGACGCCGAGGTGCTGTCGGCGCTCGCAGCCGCCGGGCGTGTGCAGCGTGGCATCGAAGCGGTCATGGTCGAGGCCGTGGCGCAGTTGCGTGAGCGCGATGAGGTGCGGGCCCATGCCGACCGCGCGACGACGCGGTACGGCTGCCGCAACCTCGGCGAGCTCGTGCAGCGGGCGACCCGCATGTCTGGGCGCAGCGCCGCCGACCTCGCCGTCGCGTCGGGTGCCGTCCAGCGCAGCACCGCGCCGTCGTCCGGCGAGCTTCTGCCGCCCGCCTTTCCCGCGATGCGCCAGGCCCTCGCGGCCGGGCAGGTCGGAGTGGACGGGGTGGTCGCTGTCGCCGCGGCGTTCCGTCGTGGCGTGGGGCGCAGCGAGCTGCTGGCCGCGGATGAAGAGCTGGCAGCGGCGGCGCGGGGTGAGGGCGAGGCGTCCGGCGCTCCCGCGACTGCGGACGAGCTGCGTGCCCTCGCCCAGGTGTGGGCGGCGTTCCTCGACCCCGACGGCGCCGAGCCTGCAGAGACGCGGGCGCTGCGCCGGCGGGGCTTCACCCTCGGGCGGCGCGATCGTGACGGGCTGGTCCCGGTGCGCGGGGGCCTGCTGCCGGAGGTCGCCGCGCAGCTTCGACTGGCGTTCGACAGCGTGCTCAATCCTCGGGTCGACGGCGCGCGGGCAGCGTCCGGGCCGTGCTTCACCGAGGCAGAGACCGAAGACGGTGGGGGCTCCGACGCGCCGTCCGCGGCGGCGGCCGACCCGCGCTCCCACGCGCAGAAGCAGCACGATGCACTGGCGGTGCTGGTGTCGGTCGCGGCTGCGTCCGGTCAGCTGCCCACGCTCGGGGGAGCAGCGCCGACGCTGGTGGTGTCGGTGCGTGCAGAAGACCTCGAGTCCGGCCGCGGGTATGCGCATCTTCCCGGCGACGACGAGCCGATCTCGCTCGCCGCGGCGCGGCACATCGCGTGCGCGGGCGCGGTGCAGCGGGTGGTGATGGGCAAGGACGGCAGGATCGTGTCGCTGCAGACGCTGGATCGCGTGTTCAACCACCACCAGCGCCGTGCGATCACCCTTCGTGACGGCGGATGCGTCATCCCCGGGTGCCATGTGCCGCCGCAGTGGTGCGAGCTGCATCACGTCGAGGAGCATTCGCGGGGTGGGCCGACGCACACCGACAACGGGGTGCTGCTGTGCTGGTTCCACCATCGCACCATCGACACCGGCGGCTGGAAGGTGGCGATGTTCGACGGGGTGCCACACGTGAAGGGGCCCTACTGGTGGGACGCCGAGGTCAGGTGGCGGCCGGCCACCACGTCGCCGACCCGACGCCGCGATCAGATCGCCATGCGGATCTGA
- a CDS encoding type I restriction-modification enzyme R subunit C-terminal domain-containing protein, whose protein sequence is MPSLERVRVALRGLVRLTGREGQAIVYTDFEDTLDGVRDVALARVVPGLDRRAFRERLFGFLDGRSDVALHKLRTGRPLTQVDLDQLQEALTSAGGVDAAQLHAEAAGAGGLGRLVRSIVGMERSAVEEALADFVSAPGFTHRQHAFVDLVVQQLTLAGYLDPRRLYEDPFDGVAPEGPDAIFSDAQVTDLIARIRRVDDSADPVAGSVSA, encoded by the coding sequence GTGCCGTCGCTCGAGCGCGTCCGCGTGGCGCTGCGCGGCCTGGTGCGCCTCACCGGGCGCGAGGGCCAGGCGATCGTGTACACCGACTTCGAGGACACGCTCGACGGTGTGCGCGACGTGGCGCTCGCGCGCGTGGTGCCGGGGCTCGACCGGCGGGCGTTCCGCGAGAGGCTGTTCGGGTTCCTCGACGGGCGGTCCGACGTGGCGCTGCACAAGCTGCGCACCGGTCGCCCGCTGACCCAGGTCGACCTCGATCAGCTGCAGGAGGCGCTCACGTCGGCCGGCGGGGTCGACGCCGCGCAGCTGCACGCAGAGGCCGCGGGCGCCGGCGGACTCGGGCGCCTGGTGCGCTCGATCGTCGGCATGGAACGCTCCGCCGTGGAGGAAGCCCTCGCCGACTTCGTCTCGGCGCCCGGATTCACCCACCGCCAGCACGCGTTCGTCGATCTCGTCGTGCAGCAGCTCACCCTTGCGGGCTACCTCGACCCGCGACGGCTCTACGAGGACCCCTTCGATGGCGTCGCCCCCGAGGGACCTGACGCGATCTTCAGCGACGCGCAGGTGACCGACCTGATCGCCCGCATCCGCCGCGTCGACGACAGCGCCGACCCGGTCGCCGGTTCGGTCAGCGCCTGA
- a CDS encoding thiolase family protein — translation MPHAVIVDVVRTPSGRGKPGGALSAVHPVDLAAGVLRSLLERNGLASEQIDDVLMGCVSQIGDQSMNVARQAVLAAGFDETVPAATIDRQCGSSQQAAHFAAQGVIAGAYDVVIAAGVESMSRVPLGSSRTGGSLPDGIARRYPDGLVNQGVSAELIAQRWGLEREQLDAYAAESHRRAADAWSRGAFDSQVLPVLAGGEDAVAFDETVRSGTTAAGLAGLGPAFRTEELATRFPDLDWRITAGSSSPLTDAASAVLIMSEEKARELGLTPRARFHAFAVVGDDPMLMLTGPIPATRRILERSGLSIDDLDAYEVNEAFASVPLAWQHELAADPAKLNPWGGAIALGHAVGASGTRLLGTLVAYLEATGGRYGLQTMCEGGGMANATIVERL, via the coding sequence ATGCCACACGCCGTCATCGTGGACGTCGTCCGCACCCCGTCCGGGCGGGGCAAGCCGGGCGGAGCGCTGAGCGCCGTGCACCCGGTCGACCTCGCCGCGGGGGTGCTGCGCTCGCTGCTCGAGCGCAACGGCCTCGCCTCCGAGCAGATCGACGACGTGCTGATGGGGTGCGTGAGCCAGATCGGCGACCAGTCGATGAACGTCGCCCGGCAGGCGGTGCTCGCCGCGGGGTTCGACGAGACGGTGCCCGCGGCGACCATCGACCGGCAGTGCGGCTCGAGTCAGCAGGCCGCGCACTTCGCCGCGCAGGGCGTGATCGCCGGCGCCTACGACGTCGTGATCGCCGCCGGCGTCGAGTCGATGAGCCGGGTCCCGCTCGGGTCGTCGCGCACCGGGGGCAGCCTCCCCGACGGGATCGCCCGTCGCTACCCCGACGGCCTGGTCAACCAGGGCGTGTCGGCCGAGCTGATCGCCCAGCGCTGGGGCCTCGAGCGAGAGCAGCTCGACGCGTACGCCGCAGAATCGCATCGACGGGCGGCGGATGCCTGGTCCCGCGGTGCCTTCGATTCGCAGGTGCTGCCCGTGCTGGCCGGCGGGGAAGACGCGGTGGCGTTCGACGAGACGGTGCGCTCCGGCACGACGGCGGCCGGACTCGCGGGTCTAGGTCCGGCCTTCCGCACGGAGGAGCTCGCCACGCGCTTCCCCGACCTCGACTGGCGCATCACGGCAGGCAGCTCGTCGCCCCTCACGGACGCGGCATCCGCTGTCCTCATCATGAGCGAGGAGAAGGCGCGGGAGCTCGGGCTCACACCGCGCGCCCGGTTCCACGCGTTCGCGGTCGTCGGCGACGACCCGATGCTCATGCTCACCGGCCCGATCCCCGCGACCCGGCGCATCCTCGAGCGCAGCGGACTGTCGATCGACGACCTCGACGCGTACGAGGTCAACGAGGCGTTCGCGTCGGTGCCGCTCGCGTGGCAGCACGAGCTCGCGGCGGACCCTGCGAAGCTCAACCCGTGGGGCGGCGCCATCGCGCTCGGGCACGCCGTCGGCGCGTCGGGCACACGGCTGCTCGGGACGCTCGTCGCGTACCTCGAGGCCACGGGCGGTCGCTACGGCCTGCAGACGATGTGCGAAGGCGGCGGCATGGCCAACGCCACCATCGTCGAGCGGCTCTGA
- a CDS encoding hotdog fold thioesterase, with amino-acid sequence MSLWHDLEGIDLAAMAPGTLIEHLGIEIVELREDALVGRMPVDHRTVQPAGVLHGGASVALAETLASWAGYLAVDRERFHVVGMEINANHLRPVSGGWVTATAAPISVGRRAHVWEIRIVDDAGRLVCISRCTLAVIEQRSTYATPDARG; translated from the coding sequence GTGAGCCTGTGGCACGACCTCGAGGGCATCGACCTCGCCGCGATGGCGCCGGGGACGCTCATCGAGCACCTGGGCATCGAGATCGTCGAGCTCCGGGAGGACGCGCTGGTGGGACGGATGCCGGTGGACCACCGCACCGTCCAGCCGGCGGGCGTGCTGCACGGCGGGGCATCCGTCGCTCTCGCCGAGACGCTCGCCTCGTGGGCCGGGTATCTCGCGGTCGACCGCGAGCGGTTCCACGTCGTCGGCATGGAGATCAACGCCAACCACCTGCGTCCGGTCTCGGGTGGCTGGGTGACGGCCACGGCGGCGCCGATCAGCGTCGGCCGCCGGGCGCACGTCTGGGAGATCCGCATCGTCGACGACGCCGGCAGGCTCGTGTGCATCTCGCGCTGCACCCTCGCCGTCATCGAGCAGCGCTCCACGTACGCGACCCCCGACGCGCGGGGCTGA
- a CDS encoding bifunctional 2-methylcitrate synthase/citrate synthase, with the protein MTEPDIKKGLAGVVVDYTAVSKVNPETNSLLYRGYPVQELAATQPFEAVAYLLWHGELPTDVQLAQLRATERAYRALPADVRAAIDLVPIDAHPMDEVRTAVSLIGARDLAGTGSVLDVSGSVEENLARSIRLFAVLPAIVAYGQRRRRGQQPIAPRDDLDYAANFLWMTFGEEADEVVVDAFNRSMILYAEHSFNASTFTARVVTSTLSDLYSAVVAAIGALKGPLHGGANEAVLHIFDEIGSAENVGPWLDQALAEKRKIMGFGHRVYKRGDSRVPTMKAALDTLVEHYDRPEVAALYDALESQFVERKGIYPNLDYPSGPAYNLIGFDTLTFTPLFVAARVTGWTAHIMEQLASNALIRPLSEYNGPDERHIEGYVPDAATLEAAERAEESAG; encoded by the coding sequence ATGACCGAACCCGACATCAAGAAGGGGCTCGCCGGCGTGGTCGTGGACTACACGGCCGTCTCGAAGGTGAACCCCGAGACGAACTCGCTGCTGTACCGGGGGTATCCGGTGCAGGAGCTCGCCGCCACCCAGCCGTTCGAGGCCGTCGCATACCTGCTGTGGCACGGTGAGCTGCCGACCGATGTGCAGCTCGCGCAGCTGCGCGCCACCGAGCGCGCGTACCGCGCGCTCCCCGCCGACGTGCGGGCGGCGATCGACCTCGTGCCGATCGACGCGCACCCGATGGACGAGGTGCGCACCGCGGTGAGCCTCATCGGTGCGCGCGACCTCGCGGGCACCGGCTCGGTGCTGGACGTCAGCGGAAGCGTCGAGGAGAACCTGGCCCGCAGCATCCGCCTCTTCGCCGTGCTGCCGGCCATCGTGGCGTACGGGCAGCGCCGTCGTCGCGGCCAGCAGCCGATCGCGCCGCGCGACGACCTCGACTACGCCGCCAACTTCCTGTGGATGACCTTCGGCGAGGAGGCCGACGAGGTCGTGGTCGATGCGTTCAACCGCTCGATGATCCTCTACGCCGAGCACTCCTTCAACGCCTCGACGTTCACCGCGCGCGTCGTGACCTCCACGCTCAGCGACCTGTACTCGGCCGTCGTGGCGGCGATCGGGGCGCTCAAGGGCCCCCTTCACGGCGGCGCGAACGAAGCCGTGCTGCACATCTTCGACGAGATCGGCTCGGCCGAGAACGTGGGGCCCTGGCTCGACCAGGCGCTCGCCGAGAAGCGCAAGATCATGGGCTTCGGCCACCGTGTCTACAAGCGCGGCGACTCGCGCGTGCCGACGATGAAGGCGGCGCTCGACACCCTCGTCGAGCACTACGACCGCCCCGAGGTCGCGGCGCTCTACGACGCGCTGGAGTCGCAGTTCGTCGAGCGCAAGGGCATCTACCCCAACCTCGACTACCCGTCGGGTCCGGCGTACAACCTGATCGGCTTCGACACGCTCACCTTCACTCCGCTCTTCGTGGCGGCGCGGGTCACGGGCTGGACGGCGCACATCATGGAGCAGCTCGCCTCGAACGCCCTCATCCGCCCGCTGTCGGAGTACAACGGTCCCGACGAGCGGCACATCGAAGGCTATGTTCCGGATGCCGCCACCCTCGAGGCCGCGGAGCGCGCGGAGGAGTCCGCGGGGTGA
- the prpB gene encoding methylisocitrate lyase: MLYSTVPAHEKRRLLRERLASGELLRFPGAFNPLSARLIQRKGFEGVYISGAVLSADLGLPDIGLTTLTEVAGRGQQIARMTDLPAIIDADTGFGEPMNVARTIQTLEDAGLAGTHIEDQVNPKRCGHLDGKAVVDEDTAVKRIRAAADARRDPNFLLMARTDIRAVEGLDAATDRAKALVDAGADAIFPEAMRTLDEFAAIRAAVDVPILANMTEFGKSELFSVDQLQSVGVNIVIWPVSLLRIAMGAASRALDTLSGEGHLTSKLGEMQHRADLYDLIDYEQYNHFDQDVFNFQIAR; this comes from the coding sequence ATGCTGTACTCCACCGTGCCGGCGCACGAGAAGCGGCGGCTGCTGCGCGAGCGGCTCGCCTCGGGTGAGCTGCTGCGGTTCCCCGGTGCGTTCAATCCTCTCTCGGCCCGGCTCATCCAGCGCAAGGGCTTCGAGGGCGTGTACATCTCCGGTGCGGTGCTCAGTGCCGACCTCGGCCTCCCCGACATCGGGCTGACGACGCTCACCGAGGTGGCCGGCCGGGGCCAGCAGATCGCCCGCATGACCGACCTGCCGGCGATCATCGACGCCGACACCGGCTTCGGCGAGCCGATGAACGTCGCGCGCACGATCCAGACGCTCGAGGACGCGGGCCTTGCCGGCACCCACATCGAGGACCAGGTCAACCCCAAGCGCTGCGGCCACCTCGACGGCAAGGCGGTGGTCGACGAGGACACCGCCGTCAAGCGCATCCGCGCGGCGGCCGACGCGCGCCGCGATCCGAACTTCCTCCTCATGGCGCGCACCGACATCCGCGCGGTGGAGGGACTGGATGCCGCGACCGACCGGGCGAAGGCCCTCGTCGACGCCGGCGCCGACGCGATCTTCCCGGAGGCCATGCGCACGCTCGACGAGTTCGCCGCGATCCGTGCCGCCGTGGACGTGCCGATCCTCGCCAACATGACGGAGTTCGGCAAGTCCGAGCTCTTCAGCGTCGACCAGCTGCAGAGCGTCGGCGTCAACATCGTGATCTGGCCGGTCTCGCTGCTGCGGATCGCGATGGGCGCGGCATCCCGCGCTCTCGATACGCTCTCAGGCGAGGGGCACCTCACCTCCAAGCTCGGCGAGATGCAGCACCGCGCCGACCTGTACGACCTCATCGACTACGAGCAGTACAACCACTTCGATCAGGACGTCTTCAACTTCCAGATCGCGCGCTGA
- a CDS encoding MmgE/PrpD family protein — protein MTVMHHLRVHRSDEHLPREGQLAWHIAEVAADPVEVDADVVDMIINRVIDNAAVAAASLTRAPVSAARQQALDHAVSVGGSGATVFGCALDRRTSPEWAAWANGVAVRELDYHDTFLAADYSHPGDNIPPILAVAQHVGADGRALVRGLATGYEIQIDLVRAICLHKHKIDHVAHLGPSAAAGIGTLLGLPVETIYQAVGQALHTTTATRQSRKGEISTWKAHAPAFAGKMAVEAVDRAMRGETSPSPIYEGEDGVVAWMLDGPDAAYEVPLPGAGEPKRGILDSYTKEHSAEYQAQAWIDLARKLHGEHPQLADPANVESIVLHTSHHTHYVIGSGANDPQKYDPAASRETLDHSIPYIFAVALQDGGWHHVDSYTPERAGREDTVALWHKITTAEDAEWTRRYHSDDPDEKAFGGRVEIRLTNGEIIVDEIAVADAHPLGARPFAREDYVRKFRLLAEPVLSAGEIERFLGLAERLPELTPEEVQQLTIVADFGVLAAAPAPKGLF, from the coding sequence ATGACCGTGATGCACCACCTCCGCGTCCACCGCAGCGACGAGCACCTTCCCCGCGAGGGTCAGCTGGCCTGGCACATCGCCGAGGTCGCGGCCGACCCCGTCGAGGTCGACGCCGACGTCGTCGACATGATCATCAACCGCGTCATCGACAACGCGGCGGTGGCTGCGGCATCCCTCACCCGTGCGCCCGTGAGCGCGGCCCGCCAGCAGGCCCTCGACCACGCGGTGTCGGTCGGAGGCTCGGGCGCGACGGTGTTCGGCTGTGCGCTCGACCGCCGGACCAGCCCGGAGTGGGCGGCGTGGGCGAACGGTGTCGCGGTGCGTGAGCTGGACTACCACGACACGTTCCTCGCCGCGGACTACTCGCACCCCGGCGACAACATCCCGCCCATCCTGGCGGTGGCACAGCACGTGGGCGCCGACGGCCGGGCGCTGGTGCGGGGTCTGGCGACCGGGTACGAGATCCAGATCGACCTGGTGCGCGCGATCTGCCTGCACAAGCACAAGATCGACCACGTCGCGCACCTCGGTCCGTCGGCGGCAGCCGGGATCGGCACGCTCCTCGGCCTTCCGGTCGAGACGATCTACCAGGCGGTCGGCCAGGCCCTCCACACCACGACCGCGACGCGCCAGTCGCGCAAGGGCGAGATCTCGACGTGGAAGGCGCACGCGCCGGCCTTCGCCGGGAAGATGGCGGTCGAGGCCGTCGATCGGGCGATGCGCGGCGAGACGTCGCCGAGCCCGATCTACGAGGGCGAGGACGGCGTCGTCGCGTGGATGCTGGACGGCCCGGATGCCGCGTACGAGGTGCCGCTGCCCGGTGCGGGCGAGCCCAAGCGCGGCATCCTCGACTCGTACACGAAGGAGCACTCGGCCGAGTACCAGGCGCAGGCCTGGATCGACCTGGCCCGCAAGCTGCACGGCGAGCACCCGCAGCTCGCCGACCCGGCGAACGTCGAGTCGATCGTGCTGCACACCTCGCACCACACCCACTACGTCATCGGCTCGGGCGCCAACGACCCGCAGAAGTACGACCCGGCGGCCTCGCGCGAGACGCTCGACCACTCGATCCCGTACATCTTCGCCGTCGCCCTGCAGGACGGCGGCTGGCACCACGTCGACTCGTACACGCCCGAGCGCGCCGGCCGCGAGGACACCGTCGCGCTGTGGCACAAGATCACCACCGCCGAAGACGCGGAGTGGACGCGCCGCTACCACTCCGACGACCCGGACGAGAAGGCGTTCGGCGGCCGCGTCGAGATCCGCCTGACGAACGGCGAGATCATCGTCGACGAGATCGCCGTCGCCGACGCGCACCCGCTCGGTGCGCGGCCGTTCGCGCGTGAGGATTACGTCCGCAAGTTCCGGCTGCTCGCCGAGCCGGTGCTGTCGGCCGGCGAGATCGAGCGCTTCCTCGGGCTCGCCGAGCGCCTGCCCGAGCTGACGCCCGAAGAGGTGCAGCAGCTGACGATCGTCGCCGACTTCGGCGTCCTCGCCGCCGCGCCCGCGCCGAAGGGGCTGTTCTGA
- a CDS encoding GntR family transcriptional regulator → MRASDRAYATLLDEIQSGRLRPGAVLGEVEQAARLGVSRTPLREALGRLAADGLVAQQSPRVTVVTAIDAGDIREIFEVRRALEESAARLAAQRGDAGSFADLARDFAGVDLAGGDGTDAYYGLIARFDLALDAAVANDYLTAALRTVRTHLVRVRRLARDNPGRLAASVSEHRLIAAAIAAGDADLAAHATHVHLHNALTNILDSLKQTP, encoded by the coding sequence ATGCGGGCCAGTGACCGCGCCTACGCGACGCTCCTCGACGAGATCCAGTCCGGTCGGCTGCGACCCGGCGCCGTGCTCGGCGAGGTCGAGCAGGCCGCCCGCCTCGGGGTGAGCCGCACGCCGCTGCGTGAGGCGCTCGGACGCCTCGCCGCCGACGGGCTCGTCGCGCAGCAGTCTCCCCGCGTCACCGTCGTGACCGCGATCGACGCGGGCGACATCCGCGAGATCTTCGAGGTGCGCCGCGCGCTCGAGGAATCCGCCGCCCGTCTTGCCGCCCAGCGCGGCGACGCCGGCAGCTTCGCCGACCTCGCCCGCGACTTCGCGGGCGTCGACCTCGCCGGCGGCGACGGCACCGACGCCTACTACGGGCTCATCGCGCGCTTCGACCTGGCCCTGGACGCCGCGGTCGCCAACGACTACCTCACCGCGGCGCTGCGCACCGTGCGCACGCACCTCGTGCGGGTGCGGCGACTGGCGCGCGACAATCCGGGCCGGCTGGCGGCATCCGTGTCCGAGCACCGGCTCATCGCCGCGGCGATCGCGGCGGGAGATGCCGATCTCGCCGCGCACGCCACGCACGTGCACCTGCACAACGCCCTCACCAACATCCTCGACTCCCTGAAGCAGACCCCCTGA
- a CDS encoding carbohydrate ABC transporter permease, with the protein MTTPVTTEASTSAIVQPGGAETAHRRTRRWVQPVRYVLLVVLAFIYISPILFMISTSFTTRAGATKIPPTWLPQPFSTQAYESILAPSSGTPVLLWFANSLIAATLHALLVVVTASLAAYPLARMAFRGRGVVFGVIIATLLIPPVILIIPNYLIVGELGWLNTLTAIIIPTAAGAFGVFFMRQFFLSLPAELEEAALLDGANRLDIFWRIILPLSRPALATLALLAFLTNWNDFLWPVYVLFSADVQTLPAGLSTLQSANAVRYDLLMAGAVIASVPVLVLFVFLQRFIIEGVSRSGLKG; encoded by the coding sequence ATGACCACTCCGGTGACGACCGAGGCGTCGACGTCGGCGATCGTGCAGCCCGGCGGCGCCGAGACGGCCCATCGCCGCACTCGCCGCTGGGTGCAGCCGGTCCGGTACGTGCTGCTGGTGGTGCTGGCGTTCATCTACATCAGCCCGATCCTCTTCATGATCTCGACGTCGTTCACGACGCGGGCCGGAGCGACCAAGATCCCGCCGACGTGGCTGCCCCAGCCGTTCAGCACCCAGGCGTACGAATCGATCCTGGCCCCCTCCAGCGGGACGCCCGTGCTGCTGTGGTTCGCCAACAGCCTCATCGCCGCGACGCTGCATGCGCTGCTCGTGGTGGTGACGGCGTCGCTCGCGGCGTACCCGCTGGCCCGCATGGCGTTCCGCGGCCGCGGCGTGGTGTTCGGCGTGATCATCGCGACCCTGCTGATCCCGCCGGTGATCCTCATCATTCCGAACTATCTCATCGTGGGCGAGCTGGGCTGGCTGAACACCCTGACGGCGATCATCATCCCGACGGCGGCGGGCGCTTTCGGCGTCTTCTTCATGCGACAGTTCTTCCTCAGCCTCCCGGCGGAGCTCGAGGAGGCGGCGCTCCTGGACGGGGCGAACCGCCTGGACATCTTCTGGCGGATCATCCTGCCGTTGTCGCGTCCGGCGCTGGCGACATTGGCGCTGCTGGCGTTCCTCACCAACTGGAACGACTTCCTGTGGCCGGTGTACGTGCTCTTCAGCGCCGACGTGCAGACACTGCCTGCCGGACTCAGCACGCTGCAGTCGGCCAACGCGGTGCGCTACGACCTGCTCATGGCCGGCGCCGTGATCGCGTCGGTCCCGGTGCTGGTGCTGTTCGTGTTCCTGCAGCGCTTCATCATCGAGGGGGTGTCCCGTTCGGGGCTGAAGGGCTGA